The following coding sequences lie in one Prosthecobacter vanneervenii genomic window:
- a CDS encoding zinc-dependent alcohol dehydrogenase family protein has translation MKAYQITGTEGLSSLQAVTLPDPTPGPGEVLVRVRATCLNYRDYMNVMGIRGVTGPIPRVPCSDGAGEVVAVGAGVTAFQPGDRVVCPFMPTWLEGGFSQVHASQAMGGAVDGLLRELAVISEKSLLRIPDYLSVEEAATLPCAAVTAWDALHCRGGLKAGETVFIQGTGGVSIFALQFAKLAGARLLATTSSDEKGQRLLEMGADAVHNYKTDPDWDNWALAQTGGLGVDKVIEIGGPETLNRSLKATRFGGHIALIGVLTGTSGEIQTVQILRKGIRLDGIYVGSREMFAEMLAEMERVKLKPVIDSVFEFADAPAAFQHIESGRHFGKIVIRV, from the coding sequence ATGAAAGCCTACCAAATCACCGGCACCGAAGGCCTGAGCTCCTTGCAGGCAGTGACCCTGCCAGACCCCACCCCAGGACCCGGCGAGGTGCTGGTGCGTGTGAGGGCCACCTGCCTGAACTACCGCGACTACATGAATGTGATGGGCATCCGAGGCGTCACGGGGCCGATCCCGCGCGTGCCGTGCTCTGACGGTGCAGGGGAGGTGGTGGCGGTGGGGGCCGGCGTGACGGCCTTTCAGCCTGGAGACCGGGTGGTGTGCCCCTTTATGCCCACCTGGCTGGAGGGCGGTTTTAGCCAAGTGCATGCCTCTCAGGCAATGGGTGGCGCGGTGGATGGCCTGCTGCGAGAGCTGGCGGTGATCTCTGAGAAAAGCCTGCTGCGCATTCCAGACTACCTTTCCGTCGAGGAGGCGGCCACGCTGCCCTGTGCGGCCGTGACTGCCTGGGACGCGCTGCACTGCCGTGGCGGCCTGAAGGCGGGAGAGACGGTGTTCATTCAGGGCACGGGCGGCGTCTCCATCTTTGCGCTGCAGTTTGCCAAGCTGGCCGGTGCCCGCCTGCTGGCCACCACTAGCAGTGATGAGAAGGGTCAGCGCCTGCTGGAGATGGGGGCTGATGCCGTGCACAACTACAAGACCGATCCGGACTGGGACAATTGGGCGCTGGCACAAACCGGCGGGCTGGGAGTGGACAAGGTGATCGAGATCGGCGGGCCTGAGACGCTAAACCGCTCGCTCAAGGCCACGCGCTTCGGCGGGCACATCGCGCTGATCGGCGTGCTCACAGGCACCAGCGGCGAGATCCAGACCGTGCAGATCCTGCGCAAGGGCATCCGCCTGGACGGCATCTACGTGGGCTCCCGCGAGATGTTTGCCGAGATGCTGGCGGAGATGGAGCGCGTGAAGCTGAAGCCGGTGATCGACTCCGTGTTTGAGTTTGCCGATGCGCCTGCCGCCTTCCAGCACATCGAAAGCGGCAGGCATTTTGGCAAGATCGTGATCCGGGTGTGA
- a CDS encoding tetratricopeptide repeat protein, with amino-acid sequence MDLHLALRILQSAGGDPIQLCFAAVDLAFPNRSEQDKLRLKNALEAASIPHWFDGCILAKILDIPIEEGISIVEDLKCLSLIESFRARGEMAVNVHEKSRLLLREHLFLYKKKHFGMWSAKAAECFASKPLAQARIEWIYHQLCSGAVSVEEDLEKLDQDFVDTAHPEDRLALAAALQELENAKMLSGAAQAMSLISIGFVRNSRGESSQILTLASQALGLARTASRKSIVGLALCLNGDISQNLGKFDEAITAYEECLSTYQELVNDSPMERMWTHRLSTAYEKISAVLKKKGDFDSAFIYANNGLTLSKKLAAEFPDDIRFQVHLASIYLHLGGILQSQSKLNLAKQAFTEALIIGEKCVRLDPLNADWQHCVGVSYSKLGSIFKSQSELDKAHDAAEKSLTISLNLVKLDPTNVAWQEGLASSHHQVAGIFSAKGDLEQAYRSYKEDLSISQILLEFDPENIDYQQGYASTSARVGSLLIKRKRLKEAREYLNKSIELLEKLVSQFSNIPNWRDQLKMVRQIRTRISIKRSDR; translated from the coding sequence ATGGATCTTCATCTCGCCTTACGCATCCTTCAGTCTGCTGGTGGAGATCCTATCCAATTATGTTTTGCAGCGGTTGATCTGGCATTCCCTAACAGGTCTGAGCAAGATAAATTAAGACTGAAAAATGCATTGGAAGCGGCTTCCATTCCCCACTGGTTCGACGGCTGTATTCTTGCAAAGATACTAGATATTCCAATCGAGGAAGGAATTTCTATTGTAGAAGACTTAAAGTGTTTATCTCTCATTGAGAGTTTTCGAGCTCGTGGAGAAATGGCCGTAAATGTGCATGAAAAGAGCCGCCTCCTTTTGCGTGAGCATCTATTTCTTTACAAGAAAAAGCATTTCGGAATGTGGTCCGCGAAAGCCGCAGAGTGCTTTGCAAGTAAGCCTTTGGCTCAGGCACGTATTGAGTGGATCTATCACCAGCTTTGCTCCGGCGCAGTATCTGTCGAAGAAGATCTTGAAAAGTTGGATCAAGATTTCGTTGACACGGCTCATCCTGAAGACCGACTGGCTCTTGCAGCGGCACTCCAGGAGTTGGAAAATGCAAAGATGCTTTCGGGCGCTGCACAAGCAATGAGTTTAATCAGCATCGGTTTTGTAAGAAACAGCCGGGGGGAAAGTTCCCAGATTCTCACTCTCGCCAGCCAAGCGCTTGGCTTGGCAAGGACTGCATCGCGCAAGTCGATCGTTGGTTTAGCACTGTGCTTGAATGGTGATATCTCCCAAAATCTAGGAAAATTTGATGAAGCAATTACTGCTTATGAAGAGTGCTTGTCTACCTACCAAGAGTTGGTTAACGACTCCCCCATGGAAAGAATGTGGACGCATCGGCTGAGCACGGCATATGAAAAAATAAGCGCTGTCCTCAAGAAAAAGGGTGATTTCGATTCCGCCTTCATATACGCGAATAATGGACTCACTTTGTCAAAAAAACTCGCGGCCGAGTTTCCAGATGACATTAGGTTTCAAGTGCATCTCGCCTCAATCTACCTTCACCTCGGAGGCATTCTTCAATCACAGAGCAAGTTGAATTTGGCAAAGCAGGCGTTCACAGAGGCTTTGATTATTGGCGAAAAGTGTGTTAGGCTAGATCCTTTAAACGCAGATTGGCAACATTGCGTAGGGGTCTCTTATTCTAAGTTGGGTTCTATTTTCAAATCTCAGTCGGAACTGGACAAGGCTCATGATGCTGCCGAGAAATCCCTAACTATCTCCCTCAATCTAGTCAAACTTGACCCAACGAATGTGGCATGGCAGGAGGGATTGGCGTCATCACACCATCAGGTCGCTGGCATCTTTTCTGCCAAAGGAGATCTTGAGCAGGCTTATCGTTCGTATAAGGAGGATTTAAGCATCAGCCAAATTTTGTTGGAATTCGACCCAGAAAATATAGATTATCAGCAAGGATATGCATCAACCAGCGCAAGGGTTGGGTCTCTTCTTATCAAAAGGAAGCGTTTAAAAGAAGCGCGAGAATATCTAAACAAAAGCATAGAGCTTTTAGAAAAGCTTGTATCGCAGTTTTCAAATATTCCCAACTGGAGGGATCAACTCAAAATGGTGCGTCAAATTCGGACCCGCATATCTATAAAACGAAGTGACCGATAA
- a CDS encoding amidohydrolase family protein produces MNTTRRSFLATSAALTGCQLLPGHRGGDWIDAHVHVWTPDVQKYPLARGFAVSDMQPPSFTPEQLFAHCRPEGVRRIVLIQMSYYQTDNSYMLDMMRTHPGVFSGVAIVDEKAEGVAETMRSLVRQGVRGFRIHAGSSRNLSDWLGSPGMATLWKTAAELKVNVCPLINPDTLPLIDKMCEWYPDTSVVVDHFARLGMAGPPKAEDLRNLLRLARHAKTHVKASAFYALGSKKPPYLDLAPLVRQVRDAFGPQRVMWASDCPFQVDHGHNYHNSIALIRDRLDFLSEQDKTWMLRGTAEKVFFSAAAV; encoded by the coding sequence ATGAACACCACACGCCGCTCCTTTCTCGCCACCTCTGCAGCTCTCACTGGCTGCCAGCTTCTTCCAGGACATCGCGGAGGGGATTGGATCGACGCTCACGTCCATGTGTGGACGCCGGACGTCCAGAAGTACCCGCTGGCACGTGGTTTTGCCGTCAGCGACATGCAACCGCCCTCCTTCACGCCGGAGCAGCTCTTTGCCCACTGCAGGCCAGAGGGCGTGCGCCGCATCGTGCTCATCCAGATGAGCTACTACCAGACAGACAACTCCTACATGCTGGACATGATGCGCACCCACCCGGGCGTCTTCAGCGGCGTGGCCATCGTGGATGAAAAGGCGGAAGGCGTGGCCGAGACCATGCGCAGCCTGGTGCGCCAGGGCGTGCGCGGCTTCCGCATCCATGCCGGCAGCTCCAGGAACCTCTCCGACTGGCTCGGCTCTCCCGGCATGGCCACCCTGTGGAAGACCGCCGCCGAACTGAAGGTGAACGTCTGCCCGCTCATCAATCCTGACACCCTGCCGCTCATTGACAAAATGTGCGAGTGGTATCCCGACACCAGCGTGGTGGTGGACCACTTTGCCCGCTTGGGCATGGCCGGACCACCCAAGGCCGAAGACCTGCGCAACCTCCTTCGTCTGGCACGCCATGCCAAGACTCACGTCAAGGCCTCCGCCTTCTATGCCCTGGGCTCCAAAAAGCCCCCCTATCTCGATCTAGCCCCGCTCGTCCGCCAGGTGCGCGATGCCTTCGGCCCTCAGCGCGTCATGTGGGCCAGCGACTGCCCCTTCCAGGTGGACCACGGCCACAACTACCACAACTCCATCGCTCTTATCCGCGATCGCCTCGACTTCCTCTCCGAGCAGGACAAGACCTGGATGCTCCGCGGCACGGCCGAAAAGGTGTTCTTCTCCGCAGCAGCGGTGTGA
- a CDS encoding LOG family protein: MSRLRRICVYCGSSSGSDAAHRAAAHEAGAFLARSGRGLVYGGGNVGLMGAVADGALSEKGEVIGVIPQSLMEKELGHGGVTQLHVVRSMHERKQMMVDLSDGFIALPGGFGTLDELFETLTWLQLSFHDKPVGLLNVGGFFDGLVDFISHMSRSGFLKPEHAACVLVERDPAILLDRMEAFRPPELGKWIEKLAAEAR; encoded by the coding sequence ATGTCCCGCCTGCGCCGAATCTGTGTTTATTGTGGCTCCTCTTCCGGCAGCGATGCTGCGCATCGCGCCGCCGCGCATGAGGCGGGCGCTTTTCTGGCGCGAAGCGGCCGTGGGCTGGTGTACGGTGGAGGAAATGTGGGGCTGATGGGGGCGGTGGCGGACGGAGCGCTCTCGGAAAAGGGAGAGGTCATCGGGGTGATCCCGCAGTCGCTCATGGAAAAAGAACTGGGCCACGGCGGCGTGACGCAGCTGCACGTGGTGCGCAGCATGCACGAGCGCAAGCAGATGATGGTGGACCTGAGCGATGGCTTCATCGCCCTGCCGGGAGGCTTTGGGACGCTGGACGAGCTGTTTGAGACGCTGACCTGGCTGCAGCTTTCCTTTCATGACAAGCCCGTGGGCCTGCTGAACGTGGGCGGGTTCTTTGACGGGCTGGTGGATTTCATTTCCCATATGAGCCGCAGTGGCTTTCTCAAGCCCGAGCACGCTGCGTGCGTGCTGGTGGAGAGGGACCCTGCCATCCTCCTGGACCGCATGGAGGCCTTTCGCCCGCCGGAGCTGGGCAAATGGATCGAAAAACTGGCCGCCGAGGCACGGTGA
- a CDS encoding SEFIR domain-containing protein — protein sequence MIDSHIALELFLITMVFLTYRHENEEHKKCVLEFAVYLRDAGVNVVVDQLYFCSNRGGPDMGWPKWCAQQVKDADQVLIIASSGWFRCFEGKEVDGVGLGAACEAHLIFQQLYNVGWVTNKFRIVVIETSGSITIPNEIEGYHRYNAQKPDEVDHLLEWLGCPKVTPHPNNQYWLENTPDITWPFADALHVRDAFADLLTRSAKHRVLLVRGGSELGKTSMTQHMLGLGLACSWLACGRLDLKGGTGLDEELSSFAQHLIGAGEMEEVMGNGKVVDRLRRLFVYLQKRATPTLLIVDTYDDSQAREFSDWVEKLLLVATPRADWLRVVVAGQRVPDNRAASWAGQAQFTKLEAPSCEDWITCAKKYRPDVNEEFIQQLHSLANGRASLLWNLLGPKSLNN from the coding sequence TTGATTGATTCGCATATTGCACTGGAATTATTTTTAATAACGATGGTATTTTTAACCTACCGACACGAAAACGAGGAACACAAAAAGTGCGTTCTTGAATTTGCCGTCTATTTGCGAGACGCAGGCGTCAATGTGGTCGTTGATCAGCTCTATTTCTGTTCAAATAGAGGAGGGCCAGATATGGGTTGGCCAAAATGGTGTGCACAGCAGGTTAAAGATGCCGACCAGGTTCTTATTATTGCGTCCTCAGGATGGTTCCGTTGTTTTGAAGGGAAAGAGGTTGACGGAGTTGGACTCGGCGCGGCTTGTGAAGCACATTTAATATTCCAACAGCTCTACAATGTGGGTTGGGTCACTAATAAATTTCGGATTGTTGTTATCGAAACGTCTGGATCTATCACAATACCCAATGAGATTGAAGGTTACCATCGATACAACGCCCAGAAGCCCGATGAAGTAGACCATTTGCTTGAATGGCTGGGGTGCCCCAAAGTGACACCTCATCCTAATAATCAATATTGGTTGGAAAACACTCCTGATATCACGTGGCCTTTTGCAGACGCACTGCATGTTCGCGACGCGTTTGCGGACTTGCTAACGCGTTCCGCAAAGCATCGAGTACTGCTGGTTCGTGGCGGTAGCGAGCTTGGCAAAACCAGCATGACCCAACATATGCTAGGCCTAGGCTTGGCATGCTCATGGCTAGCTTGTGGAAGACTAGATTTAAAAGGAGGAACGGGGTTGGATGAAGAGCTGAGCAGCTTTGCACAACATCTAATTGGAGCCGGAGAAATGGAAGAGGTGATGGGGAACGGCAAAGTAGTAGATAGATTGCGACGGCTTTTTGTCTATCTTCAAAAAAGAGCGACTCCAACTTTGCTTATAGTTGACACATATGATGACTCGCAAGCTCGAGAGTTTTCCGACTGGGTTGAGAAGTTGCTTTTGGTCGCCACGCCACGTGCCGATTGGTTGCGAGTTGTGGTTGCTGGGCAGCGCGTCCCAGATAATCGGGCGGCCTCATGGGCGGGGCAGGCTCAGTTTACTAAACTCGAGGCCCCAAGTTGCGAAGACTGGATAACATGCGCAAAAAAATACCGCCCAGATGTGAATGAGGAATTTATCCAACAACTTCATTCCCTCGCTAATGGAAGAGCGAGTTTGCTTTGGAATTTACTTGGACCCAAATCCTTAAACAATTAA